The following are from one region of the Biomphalaria glabrata chromosome 12, xgBioGlab47.1, whole genome shotgun sequence genome:
- the LOC129922015 gene encoding uncharacterized protein LOC129922015 isoform X2 → MCNFYIVFYTDSSVQEPYGECLGNSEPDLTGNNFPADVSFPLPPNPALEEEAKGVHNHHGGMAGGNNDVHLEKPIFNSSWPEESITFGQVWLLTQVAQENGLHRNF, encoded by the exons ATGTGTAATTTCTACATCGTGTTTTACACAGACAGCTCTGTGCAGGAGCCTTATGGAGAATGTTTAGGTAATTCAGAACCAGATTTAACTGGCAACAACTTCCCAGCTGATGTGAGTTTTCCATTACCGCCAAACCCTGCCCTTGAAGAAGAAGCCAAGGGTGTTCACAACCATCATGGTGGCATGGCAGGCGGAAACAATG ATGTTCATTTGGAGAAACCTATATTCAATTCATCATGGCCAGAAGAGTCTATTACATTTGGTCAGGTGTGGCTATTGACACAAGTGGCTCAAGAAAATGGACTGCACA GAAACTTTtaa
- the LOC106066264 gene encoding probable peptidylglycine alpha-hydroxylating monooxygenase 1 isoform X2: protein MNHPVDFEDTQILKILMLGASPRKPDSYLCTAYHAQDLESYIYKFEAVADANRAHHMLLYGCEGTVLQCARIVIL from the exons ATGAATCATCCAG TTGACTTTGAAGACACACAGATATTAAAGATATTGATGCTGGGAGCAAGCCCTAGAAAG CCGGATTCTTATTTATGCACAGCTTACCATGCACAGGATTTGGAATCATATATTT ATAAGTTTGAAGCTGTAGCTGACGCCAACAGAGCTCATCACATGCTGTTGTATGGATGTGAAG gaACTGTCCTGCAATGTGCAAGAATAGTCATCCTGTGA
- the LOC129921954 gene encoding peptidyl-glycine alpha-amidating monooxygenase B-like — protein MNHPDKANENLYQDTKTQDILMPNAKPNTPDTYLCTTYPVLEEELYIYKFEALANAATAHHMLLYGCDGEPFSTDSIWNCPPMCKNGQPTIMFAWAKNAPPTVMPKGVGLRVGRKTSIKTIVLQVHYAKILKTQNLQITLDLNFTQNTVLKYLFVMSKILSYLF, from the exons ATGAATCATCCAGATAAAGCCAATG AGAACTTGTACCAAGACACAAAAACTCAAGACATATTGATGCCTAATGCTAAGCCTAATACA CCTGACACCTATCTATGTACAACCTATCCAGTTCTAGAAGAGGAGCTTTATATTT ATAAATTTGAAGCTCTGGCCAATGCTGCCACTGCACACCACATGTTGCTGTATGGATGTGATGGTGAACCTTTTTCTACAGACAGCATCTG gAACTGTCCACCAATGTGTAAAAATGGTCAGCCTACAATAATGTTTGCCTGGGCTAAGAATGCTCCTCCAACAGTTATGCCTAAAG GTGTAGGTCTCAGGGTCGGCAGGAAAACATCAATTAAGACTATTGTACTCCAGGTACACTACGCAAAGATTTTGAAG ACTCAGAACCTGCAGATCACTCTGGACTTAAACTTTACACAAAACACTGTCTTAAAATATCTCTTTGTAATGTCTAAGATTTTATCatatctcttctaa
- the LOC129922015 gene encoding uncharacterized protein LOC129922015 isoform X1 gives MTHAQEYYDEYAANDMREKGMYGTATSSEEGISRNRNKGFEAIIQQLEHFPRKNAAGRINQSQRLDQNQEKQPLSENTNHASINRQNSELRKLPNSVRAIEVGQSEAVHKPHSYVHLEKPIFNSSWPEESITFGQVWLLTQVAQENGLHRNF, from the exons ATGACGCATGCTCAGGAATATTATGATGAATATGCTGCCAATGATATGAGAGAGAAAGGAATGTATGGAACTGCCACCTCTAGCGAGGAAGGAATCAGTCGGAATAGGAACAAGGGTTTTGAAGCCATCATTCAACAGCTAGAGCATTTCCCTCGCAAGAACGCAGCTGGTCGGATCAATCAATCCCAGCGTTTGGATCAGAATCAAGAGAAACAGCCTCTGTCAGAGAACACAAATCATGCCTCAATCAACAGACAAAACAGTGAGCTCAGAAAACTCCCTAACTCAGTTAGAGCTATAGAAGTTGGTCAGTCAGAAGCAGTCCATAAACCACATAGTT ATGTTCATTTGGAGAAACCTATATTCAATTCATCATGGCCAGAAGAGTCTATTACATTTGGTCAGGTGTGGCTATTGACACAAGTGGCTCAAGAAAATGGACTGCACA GAAACTTTtaa
- the LOC129921957 gene encoding mitogen-activated protein kinase kinase kinase 13-like — protein MGSELSYQWTRSAKPRNRPSFRQILMHLEIASAELLRFSREDFSESQEIWRKEICENFQKMKAEGSNLLQLEEELIKRRIKDVREHYESKLNNLYIELTACMLQLEKRERELIKPDSMKNTEGSMTTSSELVPPSPMKLASLDTQTSDKLNPAGLHPTDHAPYSGTFKFLGPATAIGEYRSEDEADGQETRLTHMENNMKKRQECCSRNSSTSATRHLPISKHSPVSKHLPASKQNSSSYQDNNINDVCFGCDGGCGDATCSRNAHPRGYNTLGNLESNCFQSGIEKRNESPEKTNAPKKFRNTKHSEDSCSEEVGDVSEDDESSSHPPCCQSLSTLSSEGVLSEEDMTSNRSGHQDGSGDNGLLSTGSAENLQAELTKFTNIPDGLS, from the exons ATGGGCTCTGAACTGTCATATCAATGGACCAG gaGTGCAAAGCCCAGAAATAGACCATCATTTAGACAAATTCTCATGCACCTTGAGATTGCCTCTGCTGAATTACTTCGATTCAGTCGGGAGGACTTTTCTGAATCTCAA GAAATTTGGAGGAAAGAGATTTGTGAAAATTTCCAAAAAATGAAAGCTGAAGGTTCCAACTTACTCCAGCTGGAAGAAGAGCTTATAAAAAGAAGAATTAAG GATGTCAGAGAGCATTATGAAAGCAAGTTGAACAATTTGTATATAGAATTAACGGCTTGTATGCTGCAACTGGAAAAGAGGGAACGGGAGCTCATCAA GCCAGACTCTATGAAAAACACAGAAGGGAGCATGACAACTAGCTCTGAGCTGGTACCACCGTCTCCTATGAAATTGG CATCACTGGACACCCAAACATCAGACAAACTTAACCCTGCAGGGCTTCATCCTACTGACCATGCACCCTATTCTGGGacatttaaatttttgggaCCTGCCACTGCAATCGGGGAGTATCGAAGTGAAGATGAAGCTGATGGCCAAGAGACAAGGTTAACTCATATGGAAAACAACATGAAGAAACGTCAGGAGTGTTGTAGCAGAAACTCATCCACTTCTGCCACCAGGCACTTGCCAATCTCAAAACACTCACCTGTAAGTAAacacttaccagcatcaaaaCAGAACTCTTCATCCTATCAAGACAATAACATTAATGATGTCTGCTTTGGCTGTGATGGTGGCTGCGGTGATGCTACTTGTAGCAGAAATGCTCATCCCAG AGGATACAATACACTAGGAAATTTAGAGTCCAACTGTTTCCAAAGtggaatagaaaaaagaaatgagtcACCAGAGAAGACCAATGCTCCGAAGAAGTTTAGAAATACAAAG CACTCTGAAGATTCATGCTCAGAAGAAGTAGGAGACGTTAGTGAGGATGATGAATCAAGTAGCCACCCTCCCTGTTGCCAATCTCTCTCAACTCTCAGTTCTGAAGGTGTGTTGTCTGAGGAGGACATGACTAGCAATCGCTCTGGTCATCAAGATGGCAGTGGCGATAATGGCTTGTTGTCTACGGGTAGTGCAGAAAATTTACAAGCAGAGTTGacaaagtttacaaatataCCTGATGGGTTGTCATAG
- the LOC106066264 gene encoding probable peptidylglycine alpha-hydroxylating monooxygenase 1 isoform X1 — translation MNHPGEANVDFEDTQILKILMLGASPRKPDSYLCTAYHAQDLESYIYKFEAVADANRAHHMLLYGCEGTVLQCARIVIL, via the exons ATGAATCATCCAGGTGAAGCCAATG TTGACTTTGAAGACACACAGATATTAAAGATATTGATGCTGGGAGCAAGCCCTAGAAAG CCGGATTCTTATTTATGCACAGCTTACCATGCACAGGATTTGGAATCATATATTT ATAAGTTTGAAGCTGTAGCTGACGCCAACAGAGCTCATCACATGCTGTTGTATGGATGTGAAG gaACTGTCCTGCAATGTGCAAGAATAGTCATCCTGTGA
- the LOC129921956 gene encoding probable peptidyl-glycine alpha-amidating monooxygenase pamn-1 has protein sequence MSHTKSSHMLQEFFSWHLHRLRYLKDIPPSLWMSGCRFSKEKSIFPFAYKPHAHGLARDITGYQYNGSYHEIDKGHPQWPQTFYPVTNKIEVKNGDYLLGRCTYDSTSMDCPVNVGEVDWQ, from the exons ATGTCACACACAAAAA GCAGCCATATGTTGCAGGAGTTTTTTTCTTGGCATCTGCATCGTTTACGATACCTCAAGGACATTCCT CCTTCCCTGTGGATGTCGGGCTGTagattttcaaaagaaaaaagtatttttccaTTTGCCTACAAGCCACATGCCCATGGTTTAG CCCGAGACATCACAGGCTACCAATATAATGGATCCTACCATGAGATTGACAAAGGACACCCTCAGTGGCCACAG ACTTTCTATCCAGTCACAAATAAAATTGAGGTCAAAAATGGTGACTATTTg CTTGGAAGATGTACTTATGATTCAACATCCATGGATTGTCCTGTGAATGTGGGGGAG GTCGACTGGCAATGA